The sequence CAATACCTCTACGGCGCGTCGATTGATTTTGTCGATACGCTGATGGGTGGTGGCTTTAAGATCGATAACCCGAATGCCGTATCGTCGTGCGGTTGCGGTCACTCGTTCCGAGCGCGTGATACCGACTACAGCGAGGAAGACGACGACGCGCCGGTTGGCGGGTGCAGTGCGTGCGGGTATTGATCTTTTCACGCCAGTTCTTTTGCAGGACAATAATCCCTGGTCTACTGTTGGCAGACCAGGGATTTCATATTAGTGAAGCGCTGTTGTACGTGCCATATTCTGACGAACCTGGTTTCTGCGTAAACAACGGGTAGTAAAACCTTTTTATTCTTGATTGGGCTGATGACGTTCGGTGTATACCTGATCCACCGTTGTATAATACCCTTCCCCTACGCACGTGCGACAGAGCACTTTCCCATCGTGTATGACTTCACGAGCGTTGATAATCTCTTCACCACACTGCTCACACATCGCTCGTAGTCCGTTACGGCTGATGATTGCTTTCAGATCAACCGTCAAGGTGACCGGTTGGGCGTTCAGGAGTTCATTCAGCGGCATGAGTTGATAGGCGATCAGGTACGCATGCCAACGACTCCGTGCGTTGGGAGCATACCCACGGGCCAATTCGCGCACATCGGGGCGAGGTGCAATGCGTACTGCCTGCCCGGTTTGCGTGTCAACGAATGTTGCGGCAACCTTGCCTACGTCAATCAGCCGCATTGTGCGTCGTCCTAACCAGCAACCGGTGGCAACGCTGACTCCATCGGCAAAACAGCCATCGGTTTCGACGAAGGTGTAGAGCCGTTTGTTTGTTTGAGGTAATGCTAGACCTAACAGTTCGCCGGCGTACATTCCCATCCGTGCACCGAGAACTTGCCGAGGGCATAGATGACGGTGCATGGCCGACGAGCGGCGTAGCAGATCGGCCAGTGGTTCAGGCGCAACAACTGCTTGCAGTGATGCAGAATCGATCAGTTCATCAATTGACACCGGTCTCCTCCTTGAAGGTATGATAAGGTTGCCTGTCGTTGTCAGTTGTGTGCAGCGTAACATCGAAAAGTAGTTTTCCCGCAAACTAGGGTATGCGTAATGGCGGCGATAGGCGTATCGGCAGCCAGCCTACAATCAACGCTAACCATCTCTTGTTTCGCTAGGGCACGGATTACCACATCACGCAAAGCCGTCTCGTCGCTCCTGTTTCCCTCTCCCTGCACATACCGATTGCGGGTAGTTTCCGTCGCAACATCGTTTTCAGGTTGTGGAACGGTGATGTATCATCGCCGCACCGCTTTCTGTTCCATTGACCCTCACAATCTATGCCAGTTCGTTATCACATGTATGCGAAATAAACATACCCTGTGACCGACGTTCTGCCCTCCCCTTACACCTCGTCGTTGATGTGCTGCGTAGTAGAGGTAATGCAACCGGCTTGCTATGGGTGTCAAATAGCCAATCGGTTTCCTTGATATTATGTGCTTGCGAACAACCGTATGATAGCAGAGCGTGGGTGATGTTCAAGAGGGATGACCCGATGGTATCTGCAAAATGATACCAAAAGACCGCAACTGCATGCGGTGCCACAGCTATCGCATGTAGACTGTTGAAGCCGATGCTTCAGCTCTCTCTCGCTATCGCTTCTATGGCCGGGTTGGGTACGTTTCGCTCCCACTCACTACTCTGTTCCACTGCCTATCTCATCCATCCTTCGGCATACCGATGCGGCTCGTGTGCTATCGCTGTCCAAACGACAAGGATGGGGCGCAGGTGGACGTTTCTGCGCCCCAGAGACGGTGTTCGTCAAAAGCGACGGTATTCGTCTCACCTTTTATCCAACCCGCTCTAATTTCACCTTCGAGTCGTAGAAGACAGCGCTGCCGCCAACTAGATCGCTCAGGGTTACGTTGCCCAACACCGGATCGACCCGCATCGCAGCATTGGCGTGAACACCG comes from Chloroflexus sp. Y-396-1 and encodes:
- a CDS encoding FmdE family protein, which produces MSIDELIDSASLQAVVAPEPLADLLRRSSAMHRHLCPRQVLGARMGMYAGELLGLALPQTNKRLYTFVETDGCFADGVSVATGCWLGRRTMRLIDVGKVAATFVDTQTGQAVRIAPRPDVRELARGYAPNARSRWHAYLIAYQLMPLNELLNAQPVTLTVDLKAIISRNGLRAMCEQCGEEIINAREVIHDGKVLCRTCVGEGYYTTVDQVYTERHQPNQE